Proteins encoded together in one Oceanobacillus iheyensis HTE831 window:
- a CDS encoding adenine deaminase, protein MENGRNWRNRELRQHVKVIDGTVSPTLLLKNATYLNVHTKQWLEANIWIYKDRIIYVGEKLPNQSQETEVYDCEGRFVVPGYIEPHAHPFQLANPEITAMHAAKTGTTTLVNDNLTWYLLTNKKKAFSIIDQFNKLPISMFWWSRYDSQTTLQEENHFINTNDVLDWINHPSVVQGGELTDWPSLLAGDDRLLYWIQETKRNGKPIEGHLPGASLRTLTKMKLLGISADHEAMTGKDVMNRLQLGYMVGLRYSPIRPDLPAILEELLESGLTTFDQLTFTMDGPTPYFMKDGVINTCIQIAIDKGIPLEDAYRMGSFHAAKHLRMDEELGSIAPGRIAHINILQEKENPNPIGVLAKGEWIVKETKEIDIPSIIDWSKYEINEMNIDWNLTEDDLQFSVPVGMDVVNDVIIKPYTIDSDVSFEELNEEKGEQFILLIDRKGKWRVNTIIRGFAPKLGALISSYSASGDIIIIGNSKKDIFIAWNRLKEIKGGIILVNNGEILTEIPLTLGGSLPNEPMEQMIKYDKQLKDTLQKYGFAFYDPVYSLLFLSAFHLPFFRITQKGLLDVKNRDILFPATMR, encoded by the coding sequence ATGGAAAACGGAAGGAACTGGAGAAATCGCGAATTGCGCCAACATGTAAAGGTGATAGATGGAACAGTATCACCAACTTTACTTTTAAAGAATGCAACGTATTTAAACGTTCATACAAAACAATGGTTAGAGGCAAATATTTGGATTTATAAAGATCGGATTATATACGTAGGAGAAAAATTACCAAATCAATCGCAAGAGACAGAGGTTTATGATTGTGAAGGTAGGTTTGTTGTACCAGGCTATATTGAGCCACATGCTCATCCATTCCAATTAGCAAATCCGGAGATAACAGCAATGCATGCAGCAAAAACAGGAACTACTACCCTCGTAAATGACAATTTGACATGGTATTTGCTAACTAATAAAAAGAAAGCGTTTTCTATCATTGATCAATTTAACAAATTACCTATTTCGATGTTTTGGTGGTCAAGGTATGATTCTCAGACAACCTTACAAGAAGAGAATCATTTTATTAATACAAACGATGTGCTTGATTGGATAAATCATCCGTCTGTAGTACAAGGTGGAGAATTAACAGATTGGCCGAGTTTGTTAGCTGGAGATGATCGACTATTATATTGGATTCAAGAGACAAAACGAAATGGAAAACCAATTGAAGGTCATCTACCAGGTGCATCATTACGAACATTAACAAAGATGAAGTTATTAGGAATTAGTGCTGATCATGAAGCAATGACTGGAAAAGATGTCATGAATCGTCTGCAGCTCGGATATATGGTTGGTCTACGTTATTCACCAATTCGACCTGATTTGCCTGCTATTTTAGAAGAATTATTAGAGTCTGGGCTAACTACATTTGATCAACTTACATTTACCATGGATGGTCCAACTCCTTACTTTATGAAAGACGGGGTAATTAATACCTGTATTCAAATTGCTATCGATAAAGGAATTCCATTAGAAGATGCTTATCGCATGGGATCTTTTCATGCTGCAAAACACCTGCGGATGGATGAGGAACTTGGAAGTATTGCACCAGGTAGAATCGCACATATTAACATTTTACAAGAAAAAGAAAATCCAAATCCGATAGGTGTGCTTGCAAAGGGCGAATGGATTGTGAAAGAGACAAAGGAAATCGATATTCCATCAATTATTGATTGGAGTAAGTATGAGATTAATGAAATGAATATTGATTGGAATCTAACGGAAGATGATCTACAATTTTCTGTTCCAGTTGGAATGGATGTAGTCAATGATGTCATTATTAAGCCTTATACAATTGATTCAGATGTTAGTTTTGAAGAATTAAATGAAGAAAAGGGCGAACAATTTATCCTGCTAATAGATAGAAAAGGAAAATGGAGAGTAAATACGATTATTCGAGGGTTTGCGCCGAAACTTGGGGCGCTCATAAGTAGTTACTCTGCATCGGGAGATATTATTATAATCGGAAATAGCAAAAAGGATATTTTTATTGCTTGGAATCGACTTAAAGAGATAAAAGGTGGCATTATTTTAGTTAATAATGGTGAAATATTGACGGAGATTCCATTAACACTTGGAGGATCTCTGCCAAATGAGCCAATGGAACAAATGATAAAGTACGATAAACAATTAAAGGACACATTACAAAAATATGGATTTGCCTTTTACGATCCAGTTTATAGTCTATTATTCTTGTCCGCTTTTCATCTACCTTTCTTTAGGATCACACAGAAGGGTCTATTGGATGTAAAAAATCGTGATATACTCTTTCCAGCAACGATGAGGTAG
- the purD gene encoding phosphoribosylamine--glycine ligase — translation MNVLVVGRGGREHTIVKKLKANTKIVNLYVAPGNGGIANDATCVEIDEMDIDKLCAFAKQNEVDFTIVGPENPLNAGIANKFHEEGLAIFAPTKEAALLEGSKSFAKDFMKKYAIPTAAYGVFIDVNEAKKMVEQQGAPIVIKADGLAAGKGVIVAMTEEEAYQAIDDMLIDKAFSNAGATIVIEEYLEGKEFSLMAFVHENHVYPMQAARDHKRAFDNDQGPNTGGMGAFSPVPDLTEEAYDFSLQHILQKAADGMAEEGRPFTGILYAGLMMTEAGPKVIEFNTRFGDPETQVVLPLLNNDLLQVMQDVLEKKDPRLTWYDEACVGVVLASAGYPNAYEKGHIVPEFQLQDKDFVIHAGTKVKDEKLVSDGGRVLLVGSRANTMEEATANVYRQLDNTTINIDSFFYRKDIATKNDHKART, via the coding sequence TTGAACGTTTTAGTAGTCGGCCGAGGCGGCAGAGAACATACCATTGTAAAAAAACTGAAAGCAAATACAAAAATTGTAAATCTTTATGTAGCACCAGGAAATGGCGGAATCGCAAATGACGCTACATGTGTGGAAATTGATGAGATGGATATCGATAAATTATGTGCATTTGCAAAACAAAACGAAGTGGATTTTACCATCGTCGGCCCAGAAAATCCTCTAAACGCTGGCATTGCAAATAAATTTCATGAAGAAGGATTAGCGATTTTTGCTCCAACTAAAGAAGCAGCATTATTGGAAGGAAGTAAGAGCTTTGCAAAAGACTTTATGAAAAAGTATGCTATTCCAACTGCTGCATATGGCGTATTTATCGATGTGAACGAAGCGAAGAAAATGGTAGAACAACAAGGTGCTCCTATTGTTATAAAAGCAGATGGCTTAGCAGCTGGAAAAGGTGTAATTGTGGCTATGACAGAAGAAGAAGCCTACCAAGCAATTGATGATATGTTAATAGATAAAGCATTTTCTAATGCTGGTGCAACTATCGTGATTGAAGAATACCTCGAAGGTAAAGAATTTTCTTTAATGGCTTTTGTTCATGAAAATCATGTGTATCCTATGCAGGCTGCAAGAGATCATAAACGCGCCTTTGATAATGATCAAGGTCCAAATACAGGTGGTATGGGTGCTTTTTCTCCGGTTCCCGATCTAACAGAAGAAGCATATGACTTTTCTCTTCAGCATATTTTACAAAAAGCTGCAGATGGAATGGCGGAAGAAGGGCGCCCCTTCACAGGTATCTTATACGCCGGGTTAATGATGACAGAAGCAGGCCCAAAAGTCATTGAATTTAATACCCGTTTCGGGGATCCGGAAACACAAGTTGTCCTACCACTGCTTAACAATGATTTATTGCAAGTAATGCAGGATGTGCTGGAGAAGAAAGACCCACGATTAACCTGGTATGACGAAGCTTGTGTTGGTGTGGTGCTAGCATCGGCAGGCTATCCGAATGCCTATGAAAAAGGACATATAGTACCAGAATTTCAATTGCAAGATAAGGATTTTGTCATTCATGCAGGTACAAAAGTGAAAGATGAGAAATTAGTGTCTGATGGGGGACGCGTTCTTTTAGTAGGCAGTCGTGCGAACACAATGGAAGAAGCAACAGCAAATGTATATCGTCAACTGGATAATACAACGATTAATATAGATTCTTTCTTTTACCGAAAAGATATAGCAACAAAAAATGATCATAAAGCTAGAACTTAA